A region of the Terriglobales bacterium genome:
TTCCATTCGCGAGCTGCTTGCCCGCGTCAAAGCCGTACTGCGGCGCGCACAGACTGTCCCAAAAGAACAGGAACGCGTCTCATTTGGCGATGTGGAGGTAAATCTGCGCAGTTGCCAAGTCTCGCGCGGCGGCAAACCACTGGATTTCTCGTCGAAGGAGTTCGAGCTACTGAAGTACTTCCTTTGCCACCAAGGGGAAACCCTGAGCCGAGATCGCCTGCTTGAGGAAGTCTGGGGCTACGACCGTTTTCCCACCACGCGCACGGTTGATGCGCACATCGTCCACCTGCGGCAAAAGATCGAGCCCAAGCCAGAAGAGCCTCGCTTCATTCTCACGGTGCACGGCACTGGTTACAAGTTTGTAAGTTGATCAAGCTTGCTATTTGGAAAATCACTTGTCGAGCGTTGCACAAATTCGCAGCCGGTATCAAAACACGAAGAGGACTGACCTCGCGGTAACGACTCGAACGGCCGGCCGGCCTCGCCATCGTGCACTCGAAGATCAGCTTGCTAGCTTAAAGCGCGAGCACGATGATGTTCGCCGCGCCATGTACGAAGCCGCCCAGGTGCAGAGAAGACTCTGCGGTCCGCGTCATCTTCGCGCCGGTCCTTATGAGTTCGCCAGCGAGATCTTCCCCGTACGTCATCTCTCCGGCGACTTCATCACCCTAATGCAGATCGAAGGCGACCTTGTCTTTGCGATCGGTGACATCGCAGGCAAAGGTCTCATGGCGGCGATGTGGTTTACCGATGTCGTCGGAATGATTCGCCG
Encoded here:
- a CDS encoding response regulator transcription factor, producing the protein MARILIVEDEPNMVAGLRDNFEFEGYQVITAPDGIAGLERALSEAPDLVILDVMMPRMSGLDVCKQLKSKRPSIPVIMLTARGQEIDKVVGLELGADDYVTKPFSIRELLARVKAVLRRAQTVPKEQERVSFGDVEVNLRSCQVSRGGKPLDFSSKEFELLKYFLCHQGETLSRDRLLEEVWGYDRFPTTRTVDAHIVHLRQKIEPKPEEPRFILTVHGTGYKFVS